One genomic window of Piliocolobus tephrosceles isolate RC106 chromosome 19, ASM277652v3, whole genome shotgun sequence includes the following:
- the SEPTIN5 gene encoding septin-5 isoform X7 codes for MHGHTRRHYTHTSITHTPAWTRTQKHEHTHAHTHAQGRSAPSRAGEECRARRVCGRRDAAGRFSGKSARRLRALNGAGSRAVARGSRERPLAPSGGRKPRSTSWGRNARPLPTPGPPQPACRTRSSPSAVLEPGLRPRGRGGAPGPREPRPVSASAQPCPPQPLSGGSARGPISRRPFPGDGGRGRLCRPPPRAPRAPATPRLWLGCGSGACPGCDAATSRGQSAQSGGWLGRPRGSTIPRDIDKQYVGFATLPNQVHRKSVKKGFDFTLMVAGESGLGKSTLVHSLFLTDLYKDRKLLSAEERISQTVEILKHTVDIEEKGVKLKLTIVDTPGFGDAVNNTECWKPITDYVDQQFEQYFRDESGLNRKNIQDNRVHCCLYFISPFGHGLRPVDVGFMKALHEKVNIVPLIAKADCLVPSEIRKLKERIREEIDKFGIHVYQFPECDSDEDEDFKQQDRELKESAPFAVIGSNTVVEAKGQRVRGRLYPWGIVEVENQAHCDFVKLRNMLIRTHMHDLKDVTCDVHYENYRAHCIQQMTSKLTQDSRMESPIPILPLPTPDAETEKLIRMKDEELRRMQEMLQRMKQQMQDQ; via the exons atgcacggGCACACACGCAGgcattacacacacacaagcattaCACACACCCCCGCATGGACGCGCACACAGAAACACgagcacacacacgcacacacgcacgcacaggGGAGGTCAGCCCCAAGCAGAGCTGGGGAGGAGTGCAGGGCGCGGCGTGTCTGTGGGCGCCGTGACGCAGCCGGGAGGTTTTCGGGCAAGTCTGCGAGAAGACTGCGGGCCCTGAACGGGGCGGGTTCCCGCGCGGTTGCGCGTGGGTCCCGGGAGCGGCCTCTGGCGCCCTCTGGCGGGCGGAAGCCGCGCAGCACCTCTTGGGGTCGGAACGCGCGGCCGCTACCGACTCCGGGCCCGCCCCAGCCCGCGTGCAGGACCCGATCGTCCCCTTCTGCTGTCCTGGAGCCCGGACTGAGGCCCCGGGGGCGCGGCGGGGCTCCCGGTCCACGCGAGCCACGGCCCGTCAGCGCCTCGGCTCAGCCCTGCCCTCCGCAGCCGCTTTCGGGTGGCTCCGCCCGCGGCCCAATTTCCAGGCGACCGTTTCCCGGCGACGGCGGGCGGGGCCGTCTCTGCCGCCCCCCGCCGCGCGCTCCGCGGGCGCCTGCGACGCCCCGCCTCTGGCTCGGGTGCGGGAGCGGGGCCTGCCCGGGCTGCGACGCCGCCACAAGTCGGGGCCAGTCCGCCCAGTCAGGGGGATGGCTCGGGCGGCCTCGGGGGTCGACGATCCCCCGG GACATTGACAAGCAGTACGTGGGCTTCGCCACACTGCCCAACCAGGTGCACCGCAAGTCAGTGAAGAAAGGCTTTGACTTCACGCTTATGGTGGCTG GTGAGTCAGGCCTGGGGAAGTCCACACTGGTCCACAGCCTCTTCCTGACAGACTTATACAAGGACCGGAAGCTGCTCAGTGCCGAGG AGCGCATCAGCCAGACGGTAGAGATTCTAAAGCACACGGTGGACATTGAGGAGAAGGGAGTCAAGCTGAAGCTCACCATCGTGGACACACCGGGATTCGGGGATGCCGTCAACAACACCGAGTG CTGGAAGCCCATCACCGACTATGTGGACCAGCAGTTTGAGCAGTACTTCCGCGACGAGAGCGGCCTCAACCGAAAGAACATCCAAGACAACCGAGTGCACTGCTGCCTGTACTTCATCTCCCCCTTTGGGCATGG GCTGCGGCCAGTGGATGTGGGTTTCATGAAGGCGTTGCATGAGAAGGTTAACATCGTGCCTCTCATCGCCAAAGCTGACTGTCTTGTCCCCAGTGAGATCCGGAAACTGAAGGAGCGG ATCCGGGAGGAGATTGACAAGTTTGGGATCCATGTATACCAGTTCCCTGAGTGTGATTCGGATGAGGATGAGGACTTCAAGCAGCAGGACCGGGAACTGAAG gaGAGCGCTCCCTTCGCTGTTATAGGCAGCAACACGGTGGTGGAGGCCAAGGGGCAGCGTGTCCGGGGCCGCCTGTACCCCTGGGGGATCGTGGAGG TGGAGAACCAGGCGCACTGCGACTTCGTGAAGCTGCGCAACATGCTCATCCGCACGCACATGCACGACCTCAAGGACGTGACGTGCGACGTGCACTACGAGAACTACCGCGCACACTGCATCCAGCAGATGACCAG
- the SEPTIN5 gene encoding septin-5 isoform X8: protein MDSLAAPQDRLVEQLLSPRTQAQRRLKDIDKQYVGFATLPNQVHRKSVKKGFDFTLMVAGESGLGKSTLVHSLFLTDLYKDRKLLSAEERISQTVEILKHTVDIEEKGVKLKLTIVDTPGFGDAVNNTECWKPITDYVDQQFEQYFRDESGLNRKNIQDNRVHCCLYFISPFGHGLRPVDVGFMKALHEKVNIVPLIAKADCLVPSEIRKLKERIREEIDKFGIHVYQFPECDSDEDEDFKQQDRELKESAPFAVIGSNTVVEAKGQRVRGRLYPWGIVEGALRLREAAQHAHPHAHARPQGRDVRRALRELPRTLHPADDQQTDPGQPHGEPHPDPAAAHPGRRD, encoded by the exons ATGGACTCGCTGGCAGCGCCCCAGGACCGCCTGGTGGAGCAGCTGCTGTCGCCGCGGACCCAGGCCCAGAGGCGGCTCAAG GACATTGACAAGCAGTACGTGGGCTTCGCCACACTGCCCAACCAGGTGCACCGCAAGTCAGTGAAGAAAGGCTTTGACTTCACGCTTATGGTGGCTG GTGAGTCAGGCCTGGGGAAGTCCACACTGGTCCACAGCCTCTTCCTGACAGACTTATACAAGGACCGGAAGCTGCTCAGTGCCGAGG AGCGCATCAGCCAGACGGTAGAGATTCTAAAGCACACGGTGGACATTGAGGAGAAGGGAGTCAAGCTGAAGCTCACCATCGTGGACACACCGGGATTCGGGGATGCCGTCAACAACACCGAGTG CTGGAAGCCCATCACCGACTATGTGGACCAGCAGTTTGAGCAGTACTTCCGCGACGAGAGCGGCCTCAACCGAAAGAACATCCAAGACAACCGAGTGCACTGCTGCCTGTACTTCATCTCCCCCTTTGGGCATGG GCTGCGGCCAGTGGATGTGGGTTTCATGAAGGCGTTGCATGAGAAGGTTAACATCGTGCCTCTCATCGCCAAAGCTGACTGTCTTGTCCCCAGTGAGATCCGGAAACTGAAGGAGCGG ATCCGGGAGGAGATTGACAAGTTTGGGATCCATGTATACCAGTTCCCTGAGTGTGATTCGGATGAGGATGAGGACTTCAAGCAGCAGGACCGGGAACTGAAG gaGAGCGCTCCCTTCGCTGTTATAGGCAGCAACACGGTGGTGGAGGCCAAGGGGCAGCGTGTCCGGGGCCGCCTGTACCCCTGGGGGATCGTGGAGG GCGCACTGCGACTTCGTGAAGCTGCGCAACATGCTCATCCGCACGCACATGCACGACCTCAAGGACGTGACGTGCGACGTGCACTACGAGAACTACCGCGCACACTGCATCCAGCAGATGACCAG